A single window of Pseudophryne corroboree isolate aPseCor3 chromosome 5, aPseCor3.hap2, whole genome shotgun sequence DNA harbors:
- the ZHX1 gene encoding zinc fingers and homeoboxes protein 1, whose amino-acid sequence MASKRKTKTPCMVLARESDPEAELNSDVEEAPPLLAPAENPAPENAGPESPSSEDGNALENSDSDNQIKTVEGGYECKYCSFQTPDLNLFTFHVDSEHPNVVLNSSYFCVECNFLTKRYDSLNEHNVKYHPGEDNFKLTMVKRNNQSIFEQTVNDLTFDGSFVQAENQEQSESNSSGISISKTPIMKIMKEKKRISVSQNATEDGAEEKDLKVESEPNVKPQEEREPKPVAQIVPEPVKTSITVVTCTQDLHSTITPATVLQSGLAQVISTVQAQQNCNILSKVLIPINSIPTYNAALDANPLLLGNYNKFPYPTVSEITLLAAQTKCTEEQIKIWFSAQRLKHGVSWTPEEVEDARKKQFNGTVHTVPQTITVFPAHISSAANGLPSILQACQIVGQPSLLFTQVAGTNTIPVSTPIALTVAGIPGNAHIQMSQIPQTQTLSETKRVAAVPSPQVPKQESTMIGDALGIRSKKTKDQLNALKISYLRNQFPHNNEIERLIRITGLTKGEIKKWFSDTRYNQRNSKGSHGIHFTSDSSGTIIIDSSDETTESPTPGVITPQRKQSWNPFPDFTPQKFKEKTVEQIQALEESFLKNTIPSDEELNKLRVLTKLTRREVDAWFAEKRRSTGVKEEPLDFSEGNVEQGIKEELDENSESALVKSGAAFAGKFGKKTPEQLHVLKGAFVRTQWPTPAEYDKLAEETGLARSDIVGWFGDTRYAAKNHHLKWFYQYQVSSSSPNVNGQSFSRKRGRGRPRGRGRGRPRGRPKGQRRTNSWERAPAPIKYKTGKALLKEYYLMHKFLNEEDLDELVTKSQMGYEQVREWFAERLQREDAGLDPFDEEEEDDDDLLDDQDEEEEIEDSDSDTWEPPKHVKRRLSKMED is encoded by the coding sequence ATGGCAAGTAAACGGAAAACAAAAACTCCTTGCATGGTGCTTGCAAGAGAGTCTGACCCTGAAGCAGAATTGAACTCTGATGTTGAGGAAGCACCCCCACTCCTAGCACCTGCAGAGAACCCCGCACCGGAGAACGCCGGGCCTGAGAGCCCATCAAGCGAAGACGGCAATGCACTAGAAAATAGCGATTCAGACAATCAAATTAAAACTGTAGAAGGTGGTTACGAATGTAAATATTGCTCATTTCAAACGCCAGACTTAAATCTGTTTACCTTCCATGTGGATTCCGAGCACCCCAATGTTGTATTAAATTCTTCTTATTTTTGTGTGGAGTGTAACTTTCTAACTAAACGCTATGACTCCCTGAACGAGCACAACGTGAAATATCATCCTGGAGAAGACAACTTTAAGTTAACGATGGTTAAACGCAACAACCAGTCGATTTTCGAACAAACTGTTAATGATCTGACTTTTGATGGGAGCTTTGTCCAAGCAGAGAATCAGGAACAGTCCGAGTCAAACTCCTCTGGGATTTCAATCAGTAAGACCCCAATTATGAAGATAATGAAGGAGAAAAAGCGAATAAGTGTGTCACAAAATGCAACAGAAGATGGAGCGGAGGAAAAAGACTTGAAAGTAGAGAGCGAGCCGAATGTAAAACCCCAAGAAGAACGAGAACCCAAGCCGGTGGCTCAGATAGTTCCTGAACCTGTGAAAACGAGTATCACGGTTGTAACTTGCACCCAGGACTTGCATAGTACTATTACACCTGCTACTGTCCTTCAGTCGGGACTGGCACAAGTTATTTCAACTGTACAGGCACAGCAAAATTGCAACATCCTATCGAAAGTTTTAATACCCATCAATAGCATTCCTACGTACAATGCGGCGTTGGATGCAAATCCTCTGTTGCTAGGCAACTACAACAAGTTTCCTTACCCAACTGTTTCAGAGATCACCCTCCTTGCTGCGCAAACTAAATGCACAGAGGAACAAATAAAAATCTGGTTCTCTGCCCAACGACTAAAACATGGTGTTAGCTGGACGCCAGAGGAAGTAGAGGATGCCCGAAAGAAACAATTTAATGGCACTGTCCACACTGTCCCTCAGACAATAACTGTTTTTCCTGCTCACATTTCTTCAGCTGCCAACGGTTTGCCTTCCATCCTACAGGCGTGCCAAATAGTTGGTCAGCCTAGCCTTTTATTCACGCAAGTTGCTGGAACGAACACCATACCTGTGAGTACACCAATAGCGTTGACCGTTGCTGGCATCCCAGGTAATGCACACATCCAGATGAGCCAAATTCCACAAACCCAAACCCTGTCCGAAACCAAGAGAGTGGCTGCCGTTCCGAGCCCACAGGTCCCCAAGCAGGAGTCTACCATGATAGGCGATGCTCTTGGTATACGTTCAAAGAAAACGAAGGATCAGTTGAACGCTTTGAAAATAAGCTACCTGCGTAACCAGTTTCCACATAATAATGAAATCGAGCGACTGATACGAATAACTGGTCTGACTAAAGGAGAAATCAAGAAATGGTTTAGTGACACGCGATATAACCAAAGAAATTCCAAGGGAAGTCACGGAATCCATTTCACCAGTGACTCTAGTGGAACTATAATTATTGATTCTAGTGACGAAACGACCGAATCCCCAACCCCTGGTGTAATAACGCCACAGCGAAAGCAGAGTTGGAATCCTTTTCCAGATTTTACCCCACAGAAATTCAAAGAAAAGACCGTGGAGCAAATACAGGCTCTTGAAGAGAGCTTTCTTAAAAACACTATACCATCAGACGAGGAATTAAACAAGTTAAGGGTTCTTACCAAACTTACAAGGCGAGAAGTTGACGCTTGGTTTGCAGAAAAGAGACGGTCCACCGGAGTAAAGGAGGAACCTTTGGATTTTAGTGAGGGCAACGTGGAACAAGGAATAAAGGAGGAGTTGGATGAAAATTCAGAAAGTGCTCTAGTAAAATCAGGAGCAGCTTTTGCTGGAAAATTTGGGAAAAAAACTCCAGAGCAACTGCACGTGCTAAAAGGCGCATTCGTCCGCACACAGTGGCCGACTCCTGCAGAGTATGACAAGTTGGCAGAGGAAACAGGTCTTGCTAGAAGTGATATTGTTGGCTGGTTTGGTGATACCAGGTACGCTGCAAAAAACCATCATTTAAAGTGGTTCTACCAATACCAAGTAAGCAGCTCCAGCCCAAATGTTAATGGGCAGAGCTTTTCCcgaaagagggggagagggaggcccAGGGGTAGGGGACGAGGAAGACCGAGAGGGAGGCCAAAAGGGCAGCGAAGAACAAATAGCTGGGAGAGGGCACCAGCGCCAATAAAATATAAGACCGGGAAAGCGTTACTGAAAGAATACTACTTAATGCACAAGTTTCTCAATGAGGAGGATCTGGATGAATTAGTTACCAAATCTCAGATGGGGTATGAGCAGGTGAGGGAATGGTTTGCTGAGCGCCTTCAAAGAGAGGATGCCGGTTTGGATCCCTTTGATGAAGAAGAGGAAGATGATGATGATCTATTGGATGACCAGGATGAAGAGGAAGAAATTGAGGATTCGGATAGTGATACATGGGAACCCCCAAAGCATGTAAAACGGAGACTTTCAAAAATGGAAGATTGA